A single region of the Brachypodium distachyon strain Bd21 chromosome 3, Brachypodium_distachyon_v3.0, whole genome shotgun sequence genome encodes:
- the LOC104584169 gene encoding uncharacterized protein LOC104584169 produces MAEEPEAALAPSPAAPATAAAVVTTATEMAPGDTPAAGDAAGADPSSAQQGAAPAGGAATSPAPQSQGMGEGEVAGQVDDPPPSYTVAVGASSSSAASFNTDLAVEKERQELSRLWEETRLAREEARLAQEALENADAPVVTEEELYRQLEAQRAELQGALDSMVVAQAATKKEHTEVITTAQARIDEKSDLIANYLGEIQAYVQALSFSFSLVLGTLAGDVCLARLP; encoded by the exons atggcggaggagccggaagcGGCTCTTGCGCCAAGTCCTGCtgcgccggccacggcggcagcaGTGGTCACCACTGCCACTGAGATGGCACCCGGCGACACGCCAGCGGCCGGGGACGCTGCTGGCGCGGATCCTTCTTCCGCCCAACAGGGGGCGGCccctgccggcggcgcggcaacCTCCCCAGCCCCGCAGTCCCAGGgcatgggtgagggggaggttgCTGGGCAAGTGGACGACCCCCCGCCCAGCTACACGGTGGCGgtgggggcttcgtcgtcgtccgctgCCTCCTtcaacaccgacctcg ccgtggagaaggagcggcaggaaCTCTCCCGACTgtgggaggagacgcgcctcgccagggaggaggcgcgccttgcccaGGAAGCCCTGGAGAACGCCGACGCGCCGGTTgtgaccgaggaggagctttACCGGCAGTTGGAGGCTCAGCGGGCCGAGCTCCAGGGAGCTCTGGACTCGATGGTGGTGGCCCAAGCGgcaaccaagaaggagcacacCGAGGTAATCACCACAGCTCAGGCCcggatcgacgagaagagcgacctgatcgccaactacctcGGGGAGATCCAGGCCTAC gttcaagcacttagcttcTCGTTCAGTCTCGTGCTCGGCACGCTTGCCGGTGATGTGTGCCTGGCACGTCTCCCTTGA